Within Catellicoccus marimammalium M35/04/3, the genomic segment TTGGATCATCTATGCTTTGTAAAAGAAGTAGGTCTCCTTCTTTGATAATACAGTCAAAGTTAAGTGTCCCAATCCCTTCCACATTGAATTTTAAAATCTCTTGGAAGATTAATTCCATATCTTCATTTTCTCGATAGATAGAGAAGCGATATTTTTTATCAGCTACTTTTGATTTATCCGTATACAAATTGATGTATTTTGGAAAACCAACAGAACGAAGGGACAATTCGTTTAGAGAAGTCATCTTACCGATATTTTCAAATGCAAAAGTTTTGAAACTATCTAGCACTGTCCCTATAATCGTTCCTTTCCCTTTTTCTCCCTGCATGGATACTGCTCCATATTGAGCTTTCGCAATATTTCCTTGTGGTAACGCATTAAAGAAAGCGTCTAAATAGGAAGTTGCGGTCGATTGCCCTTCTTCTAGTGGAAGGTAGTTAGAACCAAGTTCGATTAACATTTGATAAATGTTATATAAGGTTACTTTTTCTAACTCATTATTCTTCTCACACTCATAGATCAATCCTAGAATACAACCGTTTAACATTCCTTTTGCTCCAGAATATACCCATGAGTTTTGTCCTGCATTTTGTTCTTTTGAACCAAAAATCATATGACTAAAAGAATTGGTTAAATCTTGAGCTAAAATATAATCACGATTTTTCCATGCTTCCAAAATTAATTCTAAGGGATTGTAAGCAAGTCCATTTAATGGATCTAAAATATTTAATGTTTTTACGTTATATCCACGTTTTTCTAAAATATCTTTAGAAGAAGCATATAGTTCTCCTTTAGGGTCATGGACAACCATAGAAGATTGATTTTCTGCCCTTGATAAGTTATCAATCATAGGGAATACTACAGTTTCCCCTTTCCCTGAACGAGAAGTACCAATAATCAATGTATTTACAGTATCGGTATCAATAAAATAATTATTAAGATAGTGAGAAATAGGAACTCCACCATATCCTTTAAAAGATTTATCTTTGTCTGGAATTTTTGTATATTGATCTTCTAATTCTTTAATGGTTGTTAATCGACTATCTCCTTTTTGTCCATGAGCTAAGCTAGTATATCGTAGCTCTAATCTTTTACAAAAAAGAATAGCAGTAATGAGGATAAACATGATCCAACCCAAAACTACAATCCAAAGCCACTTATAATCATTTAAATGTAATAAGGTTGTGAATGGTACTTTTAACTTATTTAGAAACACATTCATGTCAACCGTATTATAGTTAGTTTTCAATAGATAAGTAATTGCAGGATTCCCTGCATGAACTATGTAACTGATAACGAATGTTCCAAAAATTGACAGGCATAAAAAATAAGCTCCAGATATTAAAAATGGAACTTTGCTTTTATTTTTTTCTCTAGAAGCAAGGGATTCTCCATCGACTCGCTTTCGCCTAATCAATTTACGAACTTGATTTTCTGGTAATATTCGAGAGAAAAATCTTAGTTTTCTCGCTTTTGAGTTACTTACCCGCATGATCTTGTTTCACTTTCTTTTGTAGTTTTTCTACTTCTTTTGTTTTTTGATCATTTTCTTTTTTTAAATCATCATTGCTTTTTAGAATAGATTTTAATTGTTCATCATACTTATCTAATCGATCTTGCATTTTCTTTTGTTCTTCTTTTTGAGCTTCTTCTTTCTTTTGTTGTTCCATACGAGCTTCTGCTTCTGCTTGTTTATTTTCAAAGTGTCCATAAACACCAAAACCAATAGCTCCCATACCTAACACCGCTCCAACACTAATTCCTGCAATCATTTTCTTCAATTTTGAAATCTCTTGTTTTGATTGGTCGCTAGAAGAAACTTGCATTTGTTGATACTTAATATCATTTTGTTGTTCTAACACTTGATTTTGATATTGTAAATTCTTCATGCGGTCTAGCTCTGCTTGCTCTTTTTGTTTTGAAATCGTATCTTGTAACTCTTCTTTTAATCCTTTAATCTCTTGTGTTAGCTCTTCATTCTTTTGAGCCATTTTTTCTGCTTCTAGGCGTGCAATACGATTTTCTTCTTCTTTTAACTCGATTAAACGTTGACGATGAGCTTCTGCTTTTGCTCTACGTTCTTTCTTCTCTTCTTCTTTTTCTTCTTGAATGTGTTTTTGTTCCGCTTTATCAAATTCTTCTTTTTTATCATCAAGTTTATTTTGATAATTGGATTGTAATGCTTTTAATTTTGCGTCTCTCTCTCCAGACAGAGCTTCAATTAATTTCACGCTATTTGATAGAATAGATTCACGTACTTCTTGACTCTTTCCATTTTTCTCATTGATTGTCTTTTCTTCAAATGTAAATTCCAATTCTTTATTTCGTTCGTCAAGGATACGTTTATTTTCTTCTTCAATTTCTGATTTTGATTGTTCCCAACGCTGATCATGTTCTTTTTCCAGTTGTTTCATTTCACTGGTTTGACGTTCATTGAGTTCCTTTTTCTCTTGATCATGTCGAGTCTGTAATTCTTCTTTTGTGGACTCAAATTCTTTATCAATTTTTTGTTTCTTCTCTTCTTTTTCTTGATTACATTTTTCAGTGATTTCTTCCTTCACTTTCTCTTTTTCTTGTTCTAATTCAGAAGAATAATTGATAGTATCAATTTGAGTCTCTTTTGCTTCTTCTAAAGATTTTTTAGTAGTTCCTAAAATTCCTGCACATCGTTCCTTGATTAATTGATAAACATAATCATATTTTTCTGGACTATAAATCGATTGTAGATATTCTTCTTTCAATTGATTTTGATAATCAGATTCGGATAAATCAGAATTTAAATGAGAAAGAATGTATTCTACACCACCATCTTTTGCAGTAATAATAGGCTGTAATACTGTATCAATTGCATTTTGTAATTGTGGCGTATTTGCATTTAAAAATTCACTCTCATTCATCAATGTAGGAAGTTCTGGTTCGTTTACTTCTTCTTTGACCTCTTCCTTAACCTCTTCTACAGGTTCTTCTTCATGTTGTGGCACTGGAGTAGAAGCAGGTTCAAAATCCATATTCAGATTACGTTTTGGAATATTTGGTTTAGAAGAAGGAAGCGGTGCTGGAACAGAAGATACTTCCTCTTTTTCCACCTCTTCTTTTGGTTCTTCCTTATGTTGTGGAATTGCAGGTGCAGAAGAAGTTGATTTCTTTCGACTCAATCGACTACGGAAACTTGTTTTTTGTTCTTCTTCCTCTTCTTCTACTGTTTGATTTTGTTCTCTCATAAATTGTTCGCCAATCTCTTGTTCTTGTTGAATCCAACGTTGTTGTTGAGCTACATCTTTTTCTTCACTAATCGTTTTGTGAATATCTTTAGAGATTAATTGAGCTAATGTTTGCGTTGGATCATAAGTGATTTCGATTTCCAATTCTTCTGTGTTCGTTGGATCTGTATTATAAATAGCAATTTCAAAATCATGATGATTTCCTGAAGGTTGATAACTATTGCCTAATTTTTGAATAACTTTTTGATACAAATATTCTGCTCTTCCAAGCGAATAATTCTTATTTCTTTTTATGATTTTTAAGTTCTTAATCGGTTTTGACATTTTTTCAAACCGAATTCCATAAGTAAAATGTTTCATTTCTTTTCTCCTTTCTAAAGAAAATAAAGATGACTTCTCATCTTTGAATAGGACTGCACCCTTCGACAAGTACAGCCCTTCTTAACTAAACTAGTCCTTGAATCCAACTAACAATTAACTGAGCAGTTAAGGAAATAATTACACCTACACCAATACGTAAGCCCCATGATTTTGCCTTGTCCGCCATACGATCACTTGCAATGAACATGATACCGACACAAGCAAAAGCACAAATAGCTAAGGCAACCGTTAATACTGTCAGTCCTTTATGGACTTGACCTAATGCACTACTTAATTTTCCGAAGATGTCTCCAGCATTAAAAGGCATTTGTAAATACGTTTGTAAAAGCTGTTGTCCTACTGCTGTATTCAATACTAGATTTGTAATCATTCAGTTTCCTCCTCTTTGTTAAAATTATTTGTTTTTTGTTCGTAATGTGGCTTTACAGTAGCTCCTTTTTTCATAAAGTCTCCAATATGATCTTCAGCATATTCTTCGCATAAACGCTCTTCAATCACGTCCTTATAGGCACTTGAACCACCACGTAATAAAGCCAATCCTACTTCTTCATACTTTTGTTTAATCCAATCGTTATAATTCTGTCCGTTAGATTCAAACATAGATTTTGTAATTTGCTTTGCGATTGATTCTTTTTTAGCCATCATCTCACCCCCTTTCAGTGCAATAAAAAAAGACTTGAATAACAAGTCTACAAAGTTTCTAAATATTGAGTAATGTATTGAGTGCCGATATATTCTTTTTTCCCAACGAATAATGTTGGTACAGAAACCAATCCATATTCTTCTTGATATTTTTGATTAGCTTTTTCTGTAAGATCTACTAATAACATATCTTTTTGATGAATTTCTTGTCCTTTCTTTTCTAATAGCTCCTTACAATCAGAACAATCTTTGCGATAGAAAAGAATAAACTTTGCACGTTTGATTTGAGTTTCTGAAACTACTTTTGAATCTTCTGTAGTTGTGAAAAATAAAATAGAGACAAGACTAACACAGAAAATCAATGGAATAAGTAAATACAGTAACTTTTTCATATATTCCTCCCTTATGTAGTAGAAACTGCCAATTTTTCAAAAAGATAATCAAACCAATAATCCATTATAAAATCTAATTCATTCATTTAATCTTCTCCTAAACTAATTTTCCATGAACCACAAAGCGATATAATGTTTTACCACTGTTGTCATGGTCTAACGTACAAGTAAATAACGTAATTACAGGTTCTTTAGATGGATTTAAACATTTGGTATTGTGCATATTAATAGTTTCTGTATAGGTTACCTCATACGTATATCGTTTTTTCCCATCAGAAAGATAGATTTTATCTCCTTTGTGGACTTGAGGTTTATCATCAGTGATTAGGTTTGAAAAGAGAACATTCCTTTCTTTCATATTATGTCCTGCTAAGACATAATTTCCTTTTCCCATTTCTTGATGTGGCAACATAGTTGTCGCACCATAGAGCATATTTACGTTATTTGTGCCTTGTAAAATATTTAAATGGATATTTACAGATGGAATGCTAATCGTTCCTACAACATAGCTCATTGCTTTCTTTCGATTTCTTGGTTTATTTGCTTCATAAACTTGAGAAAGTGATGGAATCGATACTCCGTCATAATCCATTTTTGCTCGCTGATCTACATTGTAACCAGCTCCTTTCCTTAAACTACTAGATTTTTCTGCTGAATCCGTTTCCCCCTCAGCGTGTTGATTTGAAGTTTGACCATTCTCTCCTGCCTTTAACCGCTCCTGATTTTGAATAATCTCATCAGAATTGGCAGTAGCTTGCATTTCTTCTAATGTATTGGCTCTCCAAGCATTCCCTGTAATACAAAAGACTCCTGTTCCTAATGCTAAGCTAAATAAGGAAACTCCAACTCCTTTTATAATCTTTCTTTTTATCCTTTGTTTTCTTGTTGTTACTCTCAATAGATTTCATCACTCCTATCTATTGATTGAATTTATGGATTGATTATCCATAAGAAAAAGGAGCAAGTTCCCCTGCTCCTCTTGATATAGATAATCTGTGTTTTAGTATCAAAAAAAGAGAATGAATAACATTCTCTTTCTTATAAATTACAAATATTTGGAAAAATGTTCCAATTTAAAAATAACATCTTTTATTAAAAACATCAATGTTTTTTATTTTTTCTTACGTCCGAACAAGAAGCCAATAACGCCACCTAATGCAACACCGATTGCTCCAACACCCACCGTCTTCATCATATCTGTACCTGTTTGTGGTAAGAATTTAGGTTTTGGATCGCCTTCAATTTGTTGAGGCTCTTCTGGTTTTGGATCTTCTGGTTTAGGTGCTTCTTTTGGCACTTCTTTGGTTTCTTTATCAACTCCTACATAAACTGTGTTAGAAGCCACATCTTTTCCATTTACAACTAATTTAGCAGTATTTGGAATTTGAACTTCTCCATCTTTTTGTGGTAAATCAGAAACTTTCATTCCTGCTTTTAATTTCACTGGAATGATTAAAGATAATTTCTTACCTGCAAACTCACTTGGATTATTCGCAGTCCATGTTACTTTACCGTCTTTTACTTCTAGTTTTCCTTTTTTCGTAACATCTTCGCCTTTAGGAGTTGCGTCTCCTGTCATTTCTTTATTGACATCTTCTGCAATCTCTTCTTTTGTGACATTATCTGCAGTAGGTTTGTCTGTTTCTTCTTTTTCAGTTTCGCCTTTACTTTCTTCTTTGTTTCCTGCTTCTTGATCACTAGAAGAATCTGCAGGTTTATCGCTTGGTTTAGAAGCGTCTGGTTTAGAAGTATCTGGTTTTGCTGGAGTAGAAGCTATTGCTTTTTCTAACACAGATTTCAATGTTTCTACATCTTTTTTCATGTCGCCAGTTAATGCTAATTTTTCATCTTTTTCAGCTAACGCTTTATTAATGCTTTCTAGTGCTTCTTTATCTTTTGCAGTTTGACCTGCTTTTTTAGCTACTAATACATCACTTACTAATTTAGCGTTAGATAAGACTACGTGTTCTTTCGTATCTGGTTTTGCATTTTTATATTTATCTACGATAGGTTGAACTTGTTTAATCAATTCATCGTAATTTACAGTATCTTTCTTATCAGCTTCTTCTTTTCCTGCTTCATTGGCAAAAGTTGCTGGTTTATTTGCTTCTTTACTTGTATCTTTAGAAGAATCTGTTGTTTCTTCTTTCTTATCTTCTGCTTTTGTAGCATTTTCTTCTTTATTTTCAGACACTTTTACTTCATTTGCTTTGGCGTCAGAAGCAATCACTTTAATTTTACTTTGATCAGCTACTTCTAATGATTTATCTAATGTATCAGATAACATTAAAGATTTTAATAATACATCGTTTGGAACGACATTATCAATACGATAAGCAACTACTGGGTCTTCTTTTGTGATGGTATCTGTATCTACTGCTTTTCCATCATCAATAATATATTTTTTGATAGACTCTTTAATTGGAGTTAAGTGCGTCTGCGTTTTATTTGTAGACTGTTTATCTCCATCTTTTGTAACAGTAGCGGTATTTGGAATCGTAATTTTTCCATCTTTATCTTTCAATTTAGAAAGGTCAGTTCCTGCTTTCACTTTCACTTTGAAGTTAAATTTGTAGTCTTTACCGTAAAATTCTGGCTTAGCTAACGTATCTTTTTTCGCAACAACTTTTACTTGATTACCTTTTGTTTGATTTTCAAATAAGCTCGTTACGTCTTTACCATCAGAGTTCGTTACTTTCAGACTATCTTTAACGATTTCCAATTCTGGAATCAAAGTATCGTCCATTTCATAACTCTTATAGAAGAATTGTTTTTCTTCTGCTGGTACGGAATGAGAGATCGTGTAGGTATATTCTTCTGAAGCAGTATCTAATGTATTTTCTTTTTTATCTTTTTCGTTTTTATCAGATACTAATTTTGTAGGAGCTAAAGTTTCTGTACGAACTGGTTTTTCTCCTCTGTAGCCGTAGTATTGATCATATTCTGAATTTTTCCAATTCAATTCCTTATTCATATTGTATCCTGACCAATCTTTTACAAAAGAATAAGTGATGGAGTTTCCATCAAACAACATAGTCATTTTACCTTTTGGATCATTAGGATCAATATCTTCCTCTGATGGAGAACCGAAGTATGTCATACCATTCTTTTCTGTTACATCAATCCATTTTTTTGCAGACTCTGCAATATAGATTTTAGCTACTTTTTTCATAGTAGCGTCAGAAAAACCAAGAGCTTGGTGGGCGTCAATATCATTAAACGTCATATAAGATCCTGTGATTGGAGCGTCTTTTTGTGTGTCATGGTAGACATAACGTTGAGTAACTTTAACTTCTTTGTATCCACCTTGTGTTAATCCAATAGAACCACTATTAAAGCGAATCCATTCTCCTCCTTTGAATCCTGCTTTCGTTACTGAATCTAGGTGGTAAATAACGTCAACAGCTTTACCTTCCCACATACCTACATTCATGTAACGGGCAATATCTTTACCACAATCAGATTTATCTAATCCAATAAAAGCTAATTCTTTTTTACCACTTACGCTGGTATGTTCTTTTAATTTACTTTTCGCACTTAAGAACTCTAATTTTGATTGTTTTGTAAATTTAGCAATCATTGCATATTTTTTCGGTGCTTTTGATTTATCTGTTGGCACTTCAATTTTAGGATATGATCCTAATTCTTTTGCTTGTGCTGGTACAGCAGAAATTCCTGCTGAAAGTAATGTTGTAGCAACTAATGCTCCACTTAAAATTGATTTATAATTCATCTACTGCGTCCTCCTAAATATTCTGTTTCATCTAAAATTCGCATAGGTTCAGGCAATAAGTCCCCAACCTTTTTACGTTTTTTCAAACAAAAAAGAGGCTCCAAAACGGAAGCCTCTTCAGTACAATATTTATTTTGCTGGGATTGAATATTCCCAAAATGTTTTTGTAAAAAACGATGACAAGTCGATTTTTTACTGGAGATAAAGTAGATGTCGTGTGTTTTCACACCATATACATAATATTGCATATTTATCTCCTTACTATTTTCAAAAGTTTGATCTATCGCTTTAATTTTAACTCATGGCAATAGTAAGTTAGTTAATCCTTTTTGTATTTGAAATAGTACATCAAAGTTACAGGAATTACATATTTTTAGATTTTTGCTATCTTTACGGTTTTATATAGAATTTGAGAATTTTTAATGAAAAGAAGGAGAGAAAGCTTGTTCTAATAAAAGAATTTTAACAATAGAAGAAAACCATCAATGATTTTAAGCAATTTTATATAGCTTTCAAACTTCTTTTAAGGAGATATGTACAACAATGTTTAGAATAACTACACATTAATGCACATAATTTTTGATAAGTAAAATATGTTCTGATGTACTATTTCAAATACAAAAAAGATCCATGCACCCGATTCATCAGTGGTTCGGCGTCCATTACGACCCCAAAACGGTGGAGTCATCTCTCCGAAATCTAACGAATTTTCTATCAAAACTGTCTCAAAATTCAAAAATAGGGTTTTGAGACGAAAATATAAAAAACAAAATAGTCTTAATATTTTCTCATTTTTATAGAAAACCACTTCGAATACTGATACAATATACTTGTTCAGAGTGTATTGGATCAGTATTTGATTAATTAGATTGTAGCTAGTATTTTTGGTACTAACTCATTTAATTATCAATGATCTAAATTAAAGAAGGGAGCGAGA encodes:
- a CDS encoding glutaredoxin family protein, giving the protein MKKLLYLLIPLIFCVSLVSILFFTTTEDSKVVSETQIKRAKFILFYRKDCSDCKELLEKKGQEIHQKDMLLVDLTEKANQKYQEEYGLVSVPTLFVGKKEYIGTQYITQYLETL
- a CDS encoding class A sortase encodes the protein MRVTTRKQRIKRKIIKGVGVSLFSLALGTGVFCITGNAWRANTLEEMQATANSDEIIQNQERLKAGENGQTSNQHAEGETDSAEKSSSLRKGAGYNVDQRAKMDYDGVSIPSLSQVYEANKPRNRKKAMSYVVGTISIPSVNIHLNILQGTNNVNMLYGATTMLPHQEMGKGNYVLAGHNMKERNVLFSNLITDDKPQVHKGDKIYLSDGKKRYTYEVTYTETINMHNTKCLNPSKEPVITLFTCTLDHDNSGKTLYRFVVHGKLV
- a CDS encoding VirD4-like conjugal transfer protein, CD1115 family, with protein sequence MNVFLNKLKVPFTTLLHLNDYKWLWIVVLGWIMFILITAILFCKRLELRYTSLAHGQKGDSRLTTIKELEDQYTKIPDKDKSFKGYGGVPISHYLNNYFIDTDTVNTLIIGTSRSGKGETVVFPMIDNLSRAENQSSMVVHDPKGELYASSKDILEKRGYNVKTLNILDPLNGLAYNPLELILEAWKNRDYILAQDLTNSFSHMIFGSKEQNAGQNSWVYSGAKGMLNGCILGLIYECEKNNELEKVTLYNIYQMLIELGSNYLPLEEGQSTATSYLDAFFNALPQGNIAKAQYGAVSMQGEKGKGTIIGTVLDSFKTFAFENIGKMTSLNELSLRSVGFPKYINLYTDKSKVADKKYRFSIYRENEDMELIFQEILKFNVEGIGTLNFDCIIKEGDLLLLQSIDDPNDYIYHRLFFRKDSDYLEVELLPNEECTLIEDALQEIEVFYSEKPTAIFIISPDYDTSKNELMTVFVDQLYITLMRNASVTRGKKCHRRVHFILDEFGNMSPLAELDKKLTVCLSRNVLFNLFVQSYNQLYAIYNDNVAKVAKENCQNHIYIASTDKDTQLEFAERVGKHTVESVSRDKNFMDIKAPTHASVSEEYLITPERIAGMQEGETIVIRSLHRQDLQRNKVRPYPIFNTQETAFPYRYEFLGNQFDTSKDINDLDIDSPQAMFDLNKNKIDFELIRDRLDQQSEEKKQKKSESKADDYNKQQVSNGMKTEVAESKEKSRSEYTKEEFVEFAKSKVKLNNNFIEDLANIIYKDDTEEVIENQFYDALSGIEINSTDKRLFVDQLNCINNKKS
- a CDS encoding LPXTG cell wall anchor domain-containing protein; amino-acid sequence: MNYKSILSGALVATTLLSAGISAVPAQAKELGSYPKIEVPTDKSKAPKKYAMIAKFTKQSKLEFLSAKSKLKEHTSVSGKKELAFIGLDKSDCGKDIARYMNVGMWEGKAVDVIYHLDSVTKAGFKGGEWIRFNSGSIGLTQGGYKEVKVTQRYVYHDTQKDAPITGSYMTFNDIDAHQALGFSDATMKKVAKIYIAESAKKWIDVTEKNGMTYFGSPSEEDIDPNDPKGKMTMLFDGNSITYSFVKDWSGYNMNKELNWKNSEYDQYYGYRGEKPVRTETLAPTKLVSDKNEKDKKENTLDTASEEYTYTISHSVPAEEKQFFYKSYEMDDTLIPELEIVKDSLKVTNSDGKDVTSLFENQTKGNQVKVVAKKDTLAKPEFYGKDYKFNFKVKVKAGTDLSKLKDKDGKITIPNTATVTKDGDKQSTNKTQTHLTPIKESIKKYIIDDGKAVDTDTITKEDPVVAYRIDNVVPNDVLLKSLMLSDTLDKSLEVADQSKIKVIASDAKANEVKVSENKEENATKAEDKKEETTDSSKDTSKEANKPATFANEAGKEEADKKDTVNYDELIKQVQPIVDKYKNAKPDTKEHVVLSNAKLVSDVLVAKKAGQTAKDKEALESINKALAEKDEKLALTGDMKKDVETLKSVLEKAIASTPAKPDTSKPDASKPSDKPADSSSDQEAGNKEESKGETEKEETDKPTADNVTKEEIAEDVNKEMTGDATPKGEDVTKKGKLEVKDGKVTWTANNPSEFAGKKLSLIIPVKLKAGMKVSDLPQKDGEVQIPNTAKLVVNGKDVASNTVYVGVDKETKEVPKEAPKPEDPKPEEPQQIEGDPKPKFLPQTGTDMMKTVGVGAIGVALGGVIGFLFGRKKK
- a CDS encoding TrbC/VirB2 family protein, whose translation is MITNLVLNTAVGQQLLQTYLQMPFNAGDIFGKLSSALGQVHKGLTVLTVALAICAFACVGIMFIASDRMADKAKSWGLRIGVGVIISLTAQLIVSWIQGLV